gaacagaataaaaagacaaactacacaatgggagaacatatctgacaatacgtctgataagggttaataaccaaaatttataaagaacttgtaaatctcaacaccaggaagacaaacaatccaatccaaaaatgggcaaaagagatgaatagacacttctccaaagaggacatacagatggccaataggcatatgaaaaaatgctcaacatcactaatcattagagaaatgcaaattaaaaccacaatgagatatcacctcacaccagccagaatggtgctcatcaacgaaacaacacagaataagtgctggcgaggatgtggagaaaaggaaaccctcctgcactgctggtgggaatgcagactggtgcagctactgtggaaaacagtatggagattcctcaaaaaactgaaaatcgaactgccttttgacccagctatcccacttttaggaatataccacaaggacaccatagaacggcccgaaaaggagaaatgcacccccatgtttgtggcagcattgttcacaatagcgaagatctggaaacagcccaagtgtctgtcagaggacgagtggattaaaaagctttggtacatatatactatggaatactactcagccataagaaatgatgacatcggatcatttacaataacatggatggaccttgataacattataagtaatcagaaataagtaaatcagaaaaaaaactaagaactatatgaatccatacatagaagggacataaaaatgagactcagagacatgaacaagaatgtgatggcaacaggggtggggggtggggggaggggggctggggcaAAGAAGcagtgaggggttgggggaggggaggggcacaaagaaaaccagatagaaggtgacagaagacaatttaactttgggggaggggtatacagcacaatcaaatgtcaaaataatctagagatgttttctctcaacatatgtaccctgatttatcaatgtcactgcattaaatttaataaataaataaaaaaaaccctttagtTTCTTGTATATGCTTTTCATATAATATCTTAATTGTCCAGTCTATAATCAAGGCCTTCCATAATCCCTTATTCTAACCCCATTCTATCTTTACTGCTCCTTATATTCTTCATAACCTTACAGTCTTGGGAAACAGCATGACACAATTTCCCAAATACACTTTCTAGTTTTCATGCCTTAGCTCACACCACTCTTTCATCTAAAAGACAtcctcttcccacccccattTATCTGTCTAACCCTCACACCAACCTGAGGTAGACTCCTGGCTGTGAATGTCTATTAATGGCCTTATGTGGGTTTGAGAACCCTTTCCAGCTGTAAGCAAGATCATGTGAGTCAattcttcatctttttaaaaaaaaaaatttatttttttatttttcctgaagtgagaagtggggaggcagagagacagactcctgcatgcccccaacTGGGATAAACTCGGCATgaccaccaggaggtgatgctctgcccacctggggcactgctctgatgtaaccagagccattctagcacctgaggcagaggccatgtagccatcctcagcacctgggccacatgttctccaatggagccttggctgcgggagggaaagagagagacagagaggaaggagagggggaagggtggagaagcagatgggcgcttctcctgtatgccctggccaggaatcgaacccaggacttccacacgccgggctgatgctctaccatggagctagccagccagggccctcatctttttttttaatgtttattttattgatttgagagagagaggaaggagggagagagagagagacagaaacatcaatctgtttttctttatcaatctgttcttatatgtgccctgactgggtatcaaaccagcgacctctgtgcttcaggaggatgctctaaccaactgagccatccagccagggctcaccttTTTTTTCAAGTGGGACGATGATACATAGCTGACTGTGAAATTCTCAAGAGATGAATGACCTCACACAATACCTTCAAATCCAAGAGAAAACATAGACTTTTCTAAGACACCTTCTAAAATGCCTCTAGCTAGAAAGGAGCATAACTTTCCTATGAACACGCCCATCACTGATGTGCCACTGTCTCAGCATCTAAATCAGTTTATCCTGCAGTGTAAATAGCTGTTTACAAACCTGCTGCCCTTAGCAGATACTAAGAATACTGTGGAAATGCAGTGTGGTTTCTTTCACTGTGGCCTACCACAGTTTAAACAGCCCAGTGCTTTGCACATGGtggactaattttttttaaaatggaccTACAAACTGATGGATATTAATCTTCCAAAGATTTGAGGGTTGAACTTGATGATGGCTAAGGTCATCGTTCATATTCAAAACTATGTGGTGCTGTAATCATGTTTTTCCTGGACTTGCTTTATGTCATTTGAGAGTCTTCTACCTTTGATATTCTCAGAAATATATAAGAATGGCAAAAGCATTGAAAAAATGCTGTTTATACATTTCCCCTAACTCATGAAAAGGGCATGAGTTAGAATTGCGTTAGAATATCTTGATTGTTTTCCCCAAATAATGTAACGATTTTAGGCTAATCAGTGTCTAAGGACTTAGTTTTTCCAAATACAGTAGTTTCCCTTATCTGAAGGGGTAAATCCTAAGATTCTCTCCCTGGcctgtggatgcctgaaaccatggagAGAAGCGAACCCTTCCTAAACtatttttccatatataaaataaagtttaatttgtaaCTTAGGCACAGTAAGGATAACAACGATAGAATAATTatgacaatatactgtaataaaagttatgtgaacatAGCCTCTCTGATAACTGATCTGATGACAGAGATGgcttctaaatcagtggtccccaaccccccaggccgtgaaccggtaccggtccgtgggccatttggtaccagtccgcagagaaagaataaataacttacattatttccgttttatttatatttaagtctgaacgatgttttattttaaaaaaatgaccagattccctctgttacatccgtctaagactcactcttgacgctagtctcggtcatgtgatacatttatccgtcccaccctaaaggccggtccgtgaaaatattttctgacattaaaccggtccctggcccaaaaaaggttggggaccactgctctaaatgacTTACCAGCAGGAAGTAAATGCAGCGTGGACATACCagagggatgattcacatcccaggCTGGACAGAGCAGGACAAGAGGTTCCAccatgctactcagaatggcacacaatttaaaacttaaaaattgtttatttctggaattttctatttgatattttttaaattgtggttgaCCGCAGATAACAGAAACCCCAGAAAGTGCAGCCACACATAAGGGGGAACTACTGTATGgtgtcttaataatttttaagatccTACCTACCTCTATAAatgaactttaatttttataataaataacattataataaGGATATATCTAAAACAACAATAGATTTAATGGGATCCTCCCTTGGAACTcctataaaaaagataaaatttatcaaTAGTATTTAGGATCTTATCTCCTTCTTTTGGCATACCTAATGAACCTCTATGCCAGGGTCAGCTTAGTGAAGGGCTTACCACTTTCAAACACCAAGTAATTTTATTACCACCTCAAAAATGACATAcgttgaatatatgtatttatctACTTACTGTCTCTTAGTTCTGTATTCTCTGATTTTGTCCACGAAGAGTTTCTGGACAGGATCAAGTTCCTTATTAAACGCCACTGCTGTAACACCAATATTCCTCCGCAGGGTGACCAAGATCGCTGACTGAATAACAGAAGAAAACCTGGAGAGCCTCTGAAGAATCATGGTGCTTCTGTGACTGAGAGCAAACACCCCATTGTTAATATACTTTAATATGGATACAATTGTAAAATACCTCTAAAGGTACCACGTAGAAGGAATTTAGTTCTTGTTACAGAACTTAAAGCAAATCAGAACTCAGTGAACGCTAAGAACAGTCACTTAACCCCAGTTCTATTTCCCGCTCCAGTGCCCACTGCAAGTTTCGCTTCCTAACCAAAAGGCCCTGGGACCTACTAGCAGTTAGGAACTCGAACCTCTGTGTGGCTTTGCTATGGTTACATGTAGAAAGAAAGCACAACATATGAGATGGGCTTTTTCCTCTCCATGAACTTAGTTTTGGATCAGGGTAAATAGCCAAGCTAGGATTTTAGAAAACTGACCATCCCCAGCAGGAAAAGAACAACCCTGACCTTAAATTAATGTGTTAGGTTTCCCTGATCCCTCAAAAGGGAGTTGGGCAGTAACAATGGAGAGAGCTGCCCCAGTTAGAATTGATAGTCTGGAAGTTTCTACTTCACAGACCCACAGAGGGAGAAACTGCTCTGCCTGATACAACTGTAAATTTAAGTCCAAAAGAACCAGGGAGGAAAAATAGCAATCAGCCCAAGGAAACCCACCatcaaaagaggaaaaatcaaGTAGTATAACCTAATCAGTGAGCTAGAATTTGTAAAGGGGATGaaagtctgatttttaaaaataaggacttAAAGACTTTCAAGTCCTTACACTTCTTGAAGTTAAaagacataattttctttttttttttttttagttttattttatctattcattttagagaggagagagaaaggaagagagagagacagagaaggtggggaggagctggaagcatcaactcccatatgtgccttgaccaggcaagcccagggtttcgaaccggcgacctcagcatttccaggtcgacgctttatccactgcgccaccacaggtcaggccaagacataattttctaattaaaattttcaggATTTAGAGGATCCTGAATTAGAGGATGATGTCAGTTGAGATGAAAGACCAAATGCAAAAAAATGTCCAAATTACAATATATGCAAACAGGAATCCCAAAAGAAAGGGATAAGGACACCATAAATAGAAGAAATTTCCCTCAGATTAAGAAAGACTGAGCCTGTTATAAAGTGAAAGGGCTTACCAAACTCCATACTGGAATGATAATGAGTCACACTTCAATATAGCCTTGGAAAAGTTCTCAACCTTAAAGTGAAAAATCTGATGTGCTAACACTGACATGTTGCAGCACCCCCTGAAAATTACCTAACAACAATCATAGCCATACTGACATAAAATCCCTATTATGTTACACTACTGCTGCTCAGTGTTGCTGGCCAGTGGTAATATACAAATTGTGTCACTGATCTAGAGTAACATGAAAATTGGgaataaacatttagaaacttTTAAGCAATTTGGCATATTAACACATTTGTTGAACTTAATAAAAagttagattttatattttgtgtgtcttcattgttttgttttccacatAATTTTTCTggtaattcatttttattgtattcttcaaaAGTATCCATAAAgattggtgggggggggggcgcccttTACCAAGGAGAGTTTGAGAAACAATAAGCAAGAGCAGCAGAGCACAGTTCTCCAACAGGGGTGGGGAGTATACTTCAGGAGATATTTGGCTTGGCAATGCCTGAAgacatttttgttgttcttaatGGGGTGAGTGTTACTGGCTTTTTGTGgctagaggccagggatgctccACAACAGCCTATAACAATAACTACAATAACAGCCTTCCCCTAATAAGAAATTATTTagtccaaaatgtcaatagtgccaaggttgagaagcCCTGAACAGCatataaaaactaacaaaataaattatactatcaacaaaataCTCTTCACCTGCCAGGTGAAAGCAAACTACTTGAAAAATACCATTCTTATACCCCATCAGAAAAAACACTTGAGAAAAGACTGCAAGCAAACAACAAATGACCTTACGCTGTTAATTATTACCATTCCCATCTTAGACATACAAAAACTGAGGTTTTGAGGTAAGTACCCAGTGCAAGGTTACACAGTAGAATCTGGACacaaatatgtgtatttttaaattatataggtttccagGGCAcaattccctctccctccccactttttaacgtttactgattttaaagagagaaagggagaagaaagagagacagaaacactgatcttttcttgtatgtaccctgacccaggatcaaactgacaacctctgcacttcaggacgaagctcctaccaactgagctatctggagaAGGCATGCAAATATATTCTTAACATTGTGCAACTGAACGTGTGTGTTCCTTTTAGGCAACTTCAACTTATGGACATGCCTAACACTCAACAATAAAGTTATCTACTCTAATGTTTGTCCAACCCTAGGTATTTACAAAGTACTTTCATATATTCTCGCCTTGCATCCTTACAGCACTCCTATTAAGAATAACAAGGTGTTCTTCTCCCTCCTTTACAGGTAACAAAACTCCGTCTAAGAAAGGTGATTAAATTGCTGATATTTCCACTTAATTTGCTCTAATTGCAAAAATGTCATTCCTCCTACAATATGAGTaaaatccattttcattttttttcaatatctatCATCTACATACTAACGATTCCCAAAATCACatctaaattattctttttcctgAATTCCAAACTTTATACATTTAACAGCTCATGTCCCTTCATAAGTTCTTTAGGGCTCTCAAATTCAACTTGTCTGATAAGAAAATAATCTCACATCAAAAcacgatatttttcttttatccccTTTCATTCTGTGACCACTGATTAACTATATACATAGTGAGTGTGGGCTGTCCACTGGCCCACAGAAGACACATGCTACTACACAAACAGGTGTAAAGCAGTAAGTTCTGTATTCGAGTGCTATGGAGTGTCACAAGAGCCTATGACAAGGACTTGACATAGAAATCGACTGGGAGGGCAGCAAGAAAAGGGGACAGCAAGTGCAGGAGCATGGCTCTCCTGTTTACAGTGGTGGGCCGACCAGCCAAAGGTCAGTCCTTTCGTTGCCTCTTTAAAGTGTGTTCTTGGAGTCAATTCACGACCTGCCTACCTGGACCCACTTCCCTTCCTGGAAACCTTCCGTGCTCGCATGCGCACTCGGGCCTCTCCCGTAGTTCAAGCACTTTCCTCCCCCCGCAGCGTCCTGTTACTCAGGGGGGGTCGATGCGTGGGATTGTGCAGGGAAAGTAAGAGTGTAGAAAGCACAGCTGCCTAACTAAGTTAGGCACTATCGACATTTTTAGGTGAGTTGCAAACTTTTAAGACGACTATCACCCTTTTCCTCTTACGGTGCACGCTCTGTTTTAAATAGCTCAGCACACTCTCCCACGCACCCACATTGGGCAAGCATGCAGACCTCCCCGCGGGCGTGACCTTGGGCTGCCCCAGCCGGGCTGCGGGTCCATGAAACCCCCCGTCCCTGCATCCCGCACCACCtggcttgccctcagggcgggcATTATTATCAAGACTATATATCGAGCCAGTTGGCAAACTTCGAGGCCTAAAAGCGCCGAGGTATGCTGTGACCTCCAGCGAGGCCGTGAAGGTGCCTGGGCCAGAAAGCTGAACTATTATGAAGGGCAGAGGTAACAGGCAGCCCAGGCCCGGTGAAGAAACTCAGAACCCGAGTCCCAAGAGGCCAAACTAGTCCAGCTACCCTCTCAGTCACCTTGCACTCAGTCCGAGCTGCCAGAGCCACCGCCGCTACCGTTCCACTTCCGGCTCTGGCTCCGCCCCACCCGCCTATCCGCCCTCGCGATGCATTATGGGCCGCCGTTTTAGTCGGTCGGCGCTCACCAGGCAGGAAGCGTCTCGGAGACAGTCTGCGACCGGACAGCTCTAGGTGAGGCAGAAGGCAAACAAGAGGAAGTGGGGGGTAAGTGCTTCCGGGTCCCCTGGCGACTCCTCCGCCATCTTTCCTCCCCCTAATTTGATCtactctccttttccctcctggAAACCTCCCTGTGTACGCATGCGCACTTGGACTGGCCTTTCCCTGAGTTCAGTCCCTATCGGCCCGAATCAGCAGTTCTGTTTCTTGCATTTTTGAGGTGTTTGAACGTACCgataaaaatgacagagtaaaaCAAAACGGACTGGGGCCTTGGGGGTCCTTTGTGCCTCGTGAGCCTCCGTTCCTTCGGACGTTTGTTTCGCGCAACCTGCTGGGAGTTGTAGTCCTGAACCCGGGGGTGCCTGGGAGGCGGGAGGGGGGGTTGGAGTTTCTCAGCGCGGATTCCGCGGGAAGGGCCCAGGGCCTTCGCACTGCGAGTCAACGGAGCTGCAGGTTTTACCGGGAGAGACGCTGCACGTGGAGCCCGCGCCGCTGCTGTTCTCAGCCGGCTCTGGAGCGAGGGCGACCGGGTGGATTCTTGAGCGGGTGAGTGCGGCCGCGGGAGCGGAGGGGAGCGCGGGCCCGCGCGGGCCAGCTTCGTTCCGGGGCCTTCTCCCCCAAAGCGGCCCCCCCGCGGCCGCCTCTGTTTTGTTTCCGCTGGTCCCCGGCGCTGTGACTCCCATTTCCGTTCGTGAAGACTTGAGGGAgccaggtggggaggggtggaggggaggggcggggggcgcGCGGCTCGAGCTCCCGGCCCGGGCTGTGTTGTCacctcccgcccctcccctcccgcgcTGTCCCTTCGTCCACTGTCCACGGTGGTTCGCAGACTCTGCGGTCGGGATGTGATCTGACGTCCGGGGATTTGAAAGGAACATGCAAAACAAGTATCGTGGACTCCGTGATTCACTCTCACTTCAAGTCCCGTTGCCTTTCTAGAATTGCCCATGGTTGCATCAAAGCCACTTACCAATGTGCGAGGTGTCCGTTGGGTGTCTTTTAAAAGGAGGCAGTGAGACAAGGGGGAAACGATGGTTAATATAGTTTGccaactttttaaagtattttgtatgcTGTAAGAAAAGCTGTTTGCGCATGTTTGAGTTTAGGGATCCCGGTTTGATTAGGTAGCGGCAGGAGGACACATGTCCAATGCTGCACTGCAAGATGCTGAGTAGTAATTTAGAAATCCACGCACTGGGTCTGGCCCGTGGGAGGAGCGAAGACTGAGAAGGGCGCTCTGGAGCGAAGAGAACTGGGCAGTGATAACATTCTTAGTACTGTGTTGTCTTCAGCTTCAGAACAAACTGGCCAGCACTTTCCAAACTAAGAGAAAAACTCCTCTCTCTTAGATTCGATCCAGACTTTCCAAGCTTATTTCCTTTTAGGCATATTCTGACACTAAGTGAACTGAAGTCGATTTTACCTGAGTTAAGGACTGTGTTGTGAGGAATATAGAGTCTTAAGTAAGAAACACGGATCCAGATGCTCAACTGAGGCTAGTCGCAAGAGCATGGGGAGCCGGAATACTAAATTAAAactgtatttaatttataaaatccctccaacttttatttataaaactgaaaatctaCAGGAAAACTGAAAATCACACAATAAAGTTACACAGTGAAAACACCTTCGCCTCGTGGGGGTCACCAAGTGTTAATACTTATCCACATTTACTCCTCCAGTACAGgaacacaaatatatatagttttaaaaccaaaaatggtttttaatttcttcaggtatttaaaagtattttttgtttgagaAAATAGTTGATTAGTGGGTACTCCCAGATGACACATATGTATattaagtatgtatttattttatatactatatatttaatacatattgtGTGTTAAGTAtagatttatattaaatataagtaTTGTCCTTATTGGGAGAAATTGTCCTAAACTCTAATAATGTCAAGTTTATTTTTGTCATGGTTTCAGTGAAGAAGTTTATCTGTTGCTCCAAAAGACTATTGAATGTTAACTATTGTAAAGAATAGTAGCCTTTTCTGGACTTTCTAGTTAAATTTAAGTTTAGTTTGTATGCATTTTGTGAAGTGTTTTGAACTCCAGTTTAGATTTAATCTAGGAAAAAACCAGGGTGTCAGGGGCAGCCTGTAGGTGGAAGGGACTCCAAGTGACGTTCTCTCTTCATTTTAAGTTTTGAAAAAGAATCCTGGTTCCAGAAAAACAGCTGAGACCCACCCCAGCAGTGATATTAACAATTTGGACAATTTCCCAAATCTCTCTTGCTTTGGAGGCTAAATTTagagaactgagagagagaaaaggctcAAGTTAGAGACTAGGAGTCTTCTTTCCCTGAAGTATGTATATagaattcatttgtttctttatttggcACTTAGGAACTGATCTGTGACTTGTTTGGAAGATCATAGGATAAATTTTAATAACTCCCTGTTTTAGTGTTTATATTATGGGGAACCACAGGGAACCCTGCTGATAAGCCTTTTGAGCCATTTCTCAGCCTCTGGTTACTTcctcatattctttattttttctaaagttctGAGAAAATTCACTTGttctctaaaacttttttttaattgattttaaagagagaggaagggggagagagaatgagaaaaatatcaatttgttgtttcacttatttatgcacacattggtttattcttttatGTGCTCTGCCTGGGGacgaaacccacaaccttggcaacaTTGTGGGGGGGTgatactaaccaactgagctaccaaacCAGTGctctgatctttttatttttattttttaatttgttataaaGAACGGAGTGGAACTAATTAATAGGccctgaaaataaaacataaatatcttttaaagttcTGATCTGCTGTAGACCTTACTGTCAGTTCTTTTTCAGTACACAACAGTTTTTATGATTTTGtgtatatgtaaattatttccttgtttttaaatttttttatttatttatttttaactgctaCTAAAGTTCCTTGGTGTGTGCTGCTTTCACGTTTTCTTGTATCGCAGTCCTTTCTTACCATGGATGCCTTTATTGGCTCCAGCTGCCAGCTACCACCATCAGTACTACCCTGAACATCCATCCTTATCTATGAGACCGTCTCTGGAATGCTTATCTAAAaacaagattgctgggtcataggtatAAGTGTGCTTGATTTGAGCAAGTGCTGCCAGATTTTTCTCCAGAATGTCAGGCATGTCTGTACTTCATTAACTGAGGCAGATGATTCTTACATCCTCACGTCCCTGCTAATTCTTTTCAGTATTCAATATTCCAATTTTTTACATACAAATGGTATAAAGTGGTAACTCCttgtcttaaattttatttttgaattactatagttccccatgtataagatgcacatttttttcgaaaaatttagggtctagaaactgggtgcatcttatacagtggtggtagattttttttccttgcatttcctgcttttttgtgcttgtttttgtgctcattgttgaagacagtgattcgtcatcagacacagatgaggacaagctaatggataggagttttgacagtgatgaggagttgtatgaattttaagatggataaaacttgagtttaataactatataatccattctttttcaaattttgggccccaaaattaaggtgcatcttatacatgggatcgttTTATACATGGTGAAATGGTGAAATACGGTATTTGAATTTGaacatttctttatatccttagccATTTTGGTTTCTTTATATTAATTCCTTTTCCTTTACCTACTTTTCTAATTTGTCCTGACTTTTGGAGGTTGTTATCAACTTGCAGGAGTTTGCTATCTATTCCAGTTACTATTCTCTTGTCGCTTCAGGATATCGGAAATATCTTTTCTCACTCTATAGTCTGCCTATTGAacataaatcttaatttttatgtaatcaaatccattagtttgttttttcttatgcTTTAATTTTTGGAGTTTTACTTAAGAAATTCCTTTCTATTAAACCACAGAAAATCCCCATCATTTTCTTCTGTTAAGctttatagttttacttttcatatttaaGCCTTTGAGGCATCTAAAGTCAATTTTATATGGTGTAATAGTTCTTACAACatttttttcagtatattttAAGAGTGCCTACTAAGAGTGAACCACTGTTCAAAGTATTTTGTATatatctgtaacaaaaaaaaatatccttcaaaCTGAGTGGAGCTTA
The DNA window shown above is from Saccopteryx bilineata isolate mSacBil1 chromosome 2, mSacBil1_pri_phased_curated, whole genome shotgun sequence and carries:
- the ATP5PF gene encoding ATP synthase-coupling factor 6, mitochondrial, with the translated sequence MILQRLSRFSSVIQSAILVTLRRNIGVTAVAFNKELDPVQKLFVDKIREYRTKRQSSGGPVDTGPEYQQDLERELFKLKQMYGKADMNTFPDFKFEDPKFEAIEKPQS